A single genomic interval of Zingiber officinale cultivar Zhangliang chromosome 4A, Zo_v1.1, whole genome shotgun sequence harbors:
- the LOC121972916 gene encoding protein FAR-RED IMPAIRED RESPONSE 1-like, which produces MSTSQRSESMNAFFDDYIHSKTSLKQFVEQYDSALKKKIENEKHIDFVSFNSIMSVILGHPIERQFQNAYTNNLFKLFQDEIRGLMFYNASLLKEEGTTLVFKVIETMLGKNGEPVREVSFRVHYTELHCQLKCVCCLFEFRGILCRHVINVLIRMKVIEVSMNYIMDRCRKDIKRGYQSISNIYDDYGCDGERHRYNILTPLMQEVQQLGAKNDNSCSVLVEMLKDTKEKLIAIDLEHSRVEQLKEVSTSGAKAIHSPLKASSRGRPPTKRKQSKVEQIMKKSIAKAQKKGVAGSEACSETTI; this is translated from the exons ATGTCCACATCTCAAAGAAGTGAAAGTATGAATGCATTTTTTGATGACTACATTCATTCTAAAACATCCTTGAAGCAATTTGTTGAGCAGTACGATAGTGCTTTGAAGAAGAAGATTGAGAATGAAAAACATattgattttgtttcttttaattctATCATGTCAGTTATTCTTGGTCATCCTATTGAAAGACAATTTCAAAATGCTTACACAaacaacttatttaagttgttccaagatGAAATTAGGGGGTTGATGTTTTACAATGCCTCTTTGTTGAAAGAAGAAGGGACAACTTTAGTATTTAAAGTAATAGAAACTATGTTGGGAAAGAATGGAGAACCTGTAAGAGAAGTTTCCTTTAGGGTACATTACACGGAGTTACATTGCCAATTGAAGTGTGTGTGCTGTCTATTTGAGTTTCGGGGAATTTTATGTAGGCATGTGATCAATGTGTTGATAAGAATGAAGGTGATTGAGGtttctatgaattatattatggaccGATGCCGCAAAGATATTAAGCGTGGGTATCAAAGTATCAGTAACATCTATGATGATTATGGTTGTGATGGAGAAAGACATCGGTATAATATTCTCACTCCATTGATGCAAGAGGTTCAACAACTTGGAGCAAAAAATGACAACAGTTGTTCAGTTTTGGTGGAAATGTTGAAAGACACGAAGGAAAAACTGATTGCTATTGATCTTGAGCATTCAAGGGTTGAACAATTGAAAGAAGTATCTACATCTGGTGCAAAAGCGATACATTCTCCATTAAAAGCAAGTTCTCGAGGTCGTCCACCTACAAAGAGGAAACAATCTAAGGTTGAACAAATTATGAAGAAATCAATTGCAAAGGCCCAAAAGAAG GGAGTTGCTGGTTCTGAAGCTTGTTCTGAAACTACTATATGA